A single region of the Hyphomonas adhaerens MHS-3 genome encodes:
- a CDS encoding YicC/YloC family endoribonuclease, giving the protein MSVLSGMTGFARVSGEAEWGSWAWEAKSVNGRGLDVRVNYPPGFEALERVIKSAAPKYFQRGSLQVALRIDLSSGADTATVNTTLLDTLAAAVEKRTGAALSGEVFASLMNVKGVVEPGAGNLRDLGSDEAVITPLAKAGEEALQALQAERRREGGMLADLLEGLVAGMEELREKAGKLADTQPALLQERLTKQLDELDPGGRVDKDRAAAEIALSAAKADVREELDRLTAHFVSAHELLAGGSPVGRKLDFLAQELNREANTLCSKSVSLDLTNAGLGLKGLIDQFKEQAANVE; this is encoded by the coding sequence ATGAGTGTGTTATCGGGGATGACCGGCTTTGCCCGCGTTTCGGGTGAGGCTGAGTGGGGCAGCTGGGCCTGGGAAGCGAAAAGCGTCAATGGCCGCGGCCTGGACGTGCGGGTAAACTATCCACCGGGCTTTGAAGCGCTTGAGCGCGTGATCAAGTCTGCTGCGCCGAAATATTTCCAGCGCGGATCGCTTCAGGTCGCCCTCCGCATCGACCTCTCCAGCGGCGCCGATACGGCAACTGTGAACACCACGCTGCTGGATACGCTTGCGGCAGCAGTCGAGAAACGGACGGGCGCAGCCCTGTCCGGTGAAGTGTTCGCCAGCCTGATGAATGTGAAGGGCGTCGTGGAGCCTGGTGCGGGGAACCTGCGAGACTTGGGCAGCGATGAGGCCGTAATTACCCCCCTCGCCAAGGCCGGAGAGGAGGCCCTGCAGGCCCTGCAAGCCGAGCGGCGGCGCGAAGGCGGTATGCTCGCCGATTTGCTGGAGGGCCTGGTCGCCGGCATGGAGGAGTTGCGGGAGAAGGCCGGGAAGCTGGCGGACACCCAGCCTGCGCTACTTCAGGAGCGCCTGACCAAGCAGCTCGACGAACTCGATCCGGGCGGCCGCGTCGACAAGGATCGCGCGGCTGCTGAAATTGCCCTCAGCGCCGCCAAGGCGGATGTGCGTGAAGAGCTGGACCGCCTGACGGCCCATTTCGTTTCGGCGCATGAGCTGCTTGCGGGTGGCTCTCCGGTCGGCCGGAAACTGGATTTCCTGGCTCAGGAGCTGAACCGCGAAGCCAACACGCTCTGCTCGAAATCCGTCAGCCTCGATTTGACGAATGCGGGACTCGGTCTCAAAGGGCTTATTGACCAGTTCAAGGAGCAGGCCGCCAATGTCGAATAG
- the gmk gene encoding guanylate kinase, whose amino-acid sequence MSNSGHPKDSGTRRGLMLVLSSPSGAGKTTLARKLIDEFHDVKLSVSATTRKPRPGEEDGKDYFFRTVEEFHDMIERREFLEWAHVFDRFYGTPKADTVARLDAGEDVLFDVDWQGADALHDQMPNDVVSVFILPPSISALEQRLAARPGSTPELVDRRMEDAKREIMHWRRYDYVIVNEDLEVAYQRLRRILLVERLKRLRQLDLEDHVRRLLGEA is encoded by the coding sequence ATGTCGAATAGCGGACACCCCAAAGACAGCGGCACGCGCCGCGGCCTCATGCTGGTCCTGTCCAGCCCGTCAGGCGCTGGCAAGACAACGCTTGCCCGCAAGCTGATCGACGAGTTCCACGATGTGAAATTGTCCGTCTCGGCCACGACCCGTAAGCCGCGCCCGGGCGAAGAGGACGGAAAAGACTATTTCTTCCGCACCGTGGAAGAGTTCCACGACATGATCGAGCGGCGCGAGTTCCTCGAATGGGCGCATGTGTTCGACAGGTTTTACGGTACGCCGAAGGCTGACACGGTCGCGCGGCTGGACGCCGGAGAAGACGTCTTGTTCGATGTGGACTGGCAGGGCGCCGATGCACTGCACGACCAGATGCCGAACGATGTGGTCTCGGTGTTCATCCTGCCGCCCAGCATCAGCGCGCTGGAACAGCGTCTGGCGGCCCGGCCCGGCTCGACACCGGAACTTGTCGACCGGCGCATGGAAGATGCCAAGCGCGAGATCATGCACTGGCGGCGGTATGACTATGTCATTGTCAATGAAGATCTCGAAGTGGCCTACCAGCGCCTTCGCCGGATCCTTCTGGTGGAGCGCCTGAAGCGGCTGCGCCAGCTGGACCTGGAGGACCATGTCCGCCGGCTTCTGGGCGAGGCCTGA
- a CDS encoding NADP-dependent isocitrate dehydrogenase, which yields MAKIKVKNPIVEMDGDEMTRIIWQLIKDKLIHPYLDVDLKYYDLSIQKRDETDDQITVDAANATKEYGVAVKCATITPDEARVEEFGLKKMWRSPNGTIRNILGGVVFREPIVISNIPRLVPGWTRPVVVGRHAFGDQYKATDFLVPGKGKLTMKWEAADGSDSKEFEVFDFPSAGIAMGMYNLDESIRDFARASMNYGLQRKWPVYLSTKNTILKAYDGRFKDIFQEVFDTEFADKFAEFGGTYEHRLIDDMVAACMKWSGGYVWACKNYDGDVQSDTVAQGYGSLGLMTSVLMSPDGNTVEAEAAHGTVTRHYRNHQKGEATSTNSIASIYAWTQGLDHRGRMDGTPEVREFAQTLEKTIVETVEAGFMTKDLALLVGPDQGYLTTEGFIEKVAENFEKAMSKA from the coding sequence ATGGCGAAAATCAAGGTCAAGAACCCGATCGTCGAGATGGACGGGGACGAAATGACCCGCATCATCTGGCAGCTTATCAAAGACAAGCTGATCCACCCCTACCTGGACGTCGACCTGAAGTATTACGACCTGTCGATCCAGAAGCGCGACGAAACCGACGACCAGATCACCGTCGACGCCGCCAACGCTACCAAGGAATATGGCGTGGCTGTGAAGTGCGCAACGATCACGCCGGACGAAGCCCGCGTGGAAGAGTTCGGCCTGAAGAAGATGTGGCGCTCGCCGAACGGCACGATCCGTAACATCCTCGGCGGCGTCGTGTTCCGCGAGCCGATCGTGATCTCGAACATCCCGCGTCTGGTGCCGGGCTGGACCCGTCCGGTCGTCGTCGGCCGTCACGCATTTGGCGACCAGTACAAGGCCACCGACTTCCTCGTGCCGGGCAAAGGCAAGCTGACCATGAAGTGGGAAGCCGCCGACGGGTCCGACTCCAAGGAATTCGAAGTGTTCGACTTCCCCAGCGCCGGTATCGCCATGGGCATGTACAACCTCGACGAGTCGATCCGCGACTTCGCCCGCGCCAGCATGAACTATGGCCTGCAACGCAAGTGGCCGGTCTACCTGTCGACCAAGAACACGATCCTGAAAGCCTATGACGGCCGCTTCAAGGACATCTTCCAGGAAGTCTTCGACACCGAGTTTGCTGACAAGTTCGCCGAGTTCGGCGGCACCTATGAGCACCGCCTGATCGACGACATGGTTGCAGCCTGCATGAAGTGGTCCGGCGGCTATGTCTGGGCCTGCAAGAACTATGACGGCGACGTCCAGTCCGACACGGTTGCCCAGGGTTACGGCTCGCTGGGCCTGATGACGTCGGTCCTGATGAGCCCGGATGGCAACACGGTCGAAGCCGAAGCCGCCCACGGCACAGTCACCCGCCACTACCGCAACCACCAGAAAGGCGAAGCGACCTCGACCAACTCGATCGCCTCGATCTACGCCTGGACCCAAGGTCTCGACCATCGCGGCCGGATGGACGGTACGCCGGAAGTGCGGGAATTTGCGCAAACGCTGGAGAAGACCATCGTCGAGACGGTCGAAGCCGGCTTCATGACGAAAGACCTCGCCCTCCTCGTGGGGCCGGATCAGGGATACCTGACCACCGAAGGCTTCATCGAGAAAGTTGCCGAGAACTTCGAAAAGGCGATGTCGAAGGCCTGA
- a CDS encoding RNA methyltransferase codes for MADHRSPAIILHSPQLGENIGAAARVMRNFGLTDLRLVAPRDGWPNPAADTMSAGAFDAGVTVTVHQTLQDALEGITWLAAATARLRGIEKRVGDAQGAAQVAHERLGTGKSAIMFGAEKSGLPNDAVAVADFLMTYPVDTDFKSLNLAQAVCVFCAEWGKLAIGPRADEGDNKAGLGDLAPRDELYRMFEHFEEELERAGYFFPPEKTPLMKDNLRAALIRADWTRQEVQTFRGAIKALALGRGKARVLRED; via the coding sequence ATGGCAGATCACCGCAGCCCGGCCATCATTCTCCACTCGCCCCAACTGGGCGAAAATATCGGCGCGGCCGCGCGTGTCATGCGCAACTTTGGTCTGACGGATCTGCGGCTCGTGGCGCCGCGCGATGGGTGGCCAAATCCTGCGGCGGACACGATGTCAGCGGGCGCTTTCGACGCGGGTGTGACCGTGACTGTGCACCAGACACTACAGGATGCGCTGGAAGGCATCACATGGCTTGCTGCGGCGACGGCGCGGCTGCGGGGGATCGAGAAGCGGGTGGGCGATGCCCAGGGCGCGGCGCAGGTGGCGCATGAGCGGCTCGGCACTGGCAAATCGGCGATCATGTTCGGGGCAGAGAAGTCCGGCCTGCCAAATGATGCAGTTGCTGTGGCCGATTTCCTGATGACCTATCCGGTCGACACCGATTTCAAGAGCCTGAACCTTGCCCAGGCGGTGTGCGTGTTTTGCGCCGAATGGGGCAAGCTGGCCATCGGACCGCGCGCCGACGAGGGGGATAACAAAGCCGGTCTCGGCGACCTCGCCCCGCGTGACGAACTCTACCGCATGTTCGAGCATTTCGAGGAAGAGCTTGAAAGAGCGGGATATTTCTTCCCGCCGGAGAAGACGCCGCTGATGAAAGACAACCTCCGCGCCGCGTTGATAAGGGCGGACTGGACGCGGCAGGAAGTGCAGACATTCCGGGGCGCGATCAAGGCGTTGGCGCTCGGCCGGGGCAAGGCGCGGGTTCTCCGTGAAGACTGA
- a CDS encoding TIGR03862 family flavoprotein, whose translation MKTDRVAVIGSGPAGLMAADVLSEAGVGVDVYEAMPSAGRKFLMAGKSGLNISHIGSTHDFLMRYHDHSGPFHDHVGAFGPDEVTAWMEGLGMPAHVGPTGRIFPESMKASPLLRAWLRRLADRGVRLHLKHRWTGWAPGGALAFDAPEGDVTVTPAATVFALGGGSWRRLGSDGAWANMFRQAGIAVDPFRPSNCGFTVDWSARMRDQFAGAPVKGVGLSADGQATREEFAITARGVESGSVYTLSAKLRDEIDAAGSATLWLDLLPDLDAAEVARRLEAAPSKQSLSNRLRKALKLTGVKAALLYECADRAALNDPAQAAQAIKALPLKLTGTVPLDEAISTAGGVAWAALDDQLMLKEKPGHFCAGEMVAWDAPTGGYLITACMATGRAAGRGVLDWLARRAAE comes from the coding sequence GTGAAGACTGATCGCGTCGCTGTCATAGGCTCCGGTCCGGCAGGCCTGATGGCTGCGGATGTGCTGTCTGAGGCGGGTGTTGGCGTCGACGTCTACGAGGCGATGCCGAGCGCCGGGCGCAAGTTCCTGATGGCCGGAAAAAGCGGACTGAACATCTCCCATATCGGATCTACGCATGACTTTCTCATGCGCTACCATGATCATAGCGGACCATTCCATGACCATGTCGGAGCTTTCGGACCGGATGAGGTGACCGCCTGGATGGAAGGCCTCGGCATGCCGGCCCATGTCGGCCCGACCGGCCGGATTTTTCCGGAATCGATGAAGGCCTCCCCGCTGCTCCGCGCCTGGCTTCGCAGACTGGCAGACAGGGGCGTCCGGCTTCACCTGAAACATCGCTGGACCGGCTGGGCACCGGGCGGTGCACTTGCATTCGACGCGCCGGAGGGGGACGTGACCGTCACGCCCGCCGCAACCGTCTTTGCGCTCGGCGGTGGCAGCTGGCGGCGGCTGGGGTCGGATGGCGCATGGGCCAACATGTTCCGGCAAGCGGGAATCGCGGTCGATCCGTTCCGGCCTTCCAATTGCGGGTTCACCGTGGACTGGTCGGCGCGGATGCGGGACCAGTTTGCCGGTGCGCCGGTGAAAGGCGTGGGCCTGTCAGCAGACGGGCAGGCGACGCGAGAGGAATTTGCCATAACGGCGCGGGGCGTGGAGAGCGGCAGCGTCTATACGCTGTCCGCTAAACTTCGCGATGAAATCGATGCGGCGGGCAGCGCGACGCTGTGGCTGGACCTGTTGCCTGACTTGGACGCGGCGGAAGTCGCGCGGCGGCTGGAAGCAGCGCCTTCGAAACAGTCCCTGTCTAACCGGCTTCGCAAGGCGCTGAAGCTGACCGGCGTGAAGGCGGCGTTGCTGTATGAGTGTGCGGACCGCGCCGCGCTGAACGATCCGGCGCAAGCGGCGCAGGCTATCAAGGCGCTGCCGTTGAAGCTGACGGGTACTGTGCCGCTGGACGAGGCAATCTCCACAGCAGGCGGCGTCGCATGGGCCGCGCTGGACGATCAGTTGATGCTGAAAGAAAAGCCCGGGCATTTCTGCGCGGGCGAGATGGTCGCGTGGGATGCGCCGACGGGCGGCTATCTGATCACGGCCTGCATGGCGACTGGCCGGGCGGCCGGACGCGGCGTGCTGGATTGGCTTGCACGCCGCGCCGCGGAATAG
- a CDS encoding crotonase/enoyl-CoA hydratase family protein — MAVEYEKKGHVAIITMNRPEARNAINGEMAQTMEAALDQMESDPEVWVGILTAVGKAFCAGADLKEISAGNGAALSTKKGGFAGIAKRERTKPLIAAITGSALAGGTEVALSCDMIVCADNTNFGLPEVKRSLVAAAGGLFRLPRVIGKAMAMEVILTGDPMPAQRAYELGMVNKVAPEAEVMAEAEKLAARITANAPLAVAASRTVVIDATSKTDDELWKDSGKAFASIVGTEDFKEGPKAFIEKRAPVWKGK; from the coding sequence ATGGCAGTCGAATATGAGAAAAAGGGCCACGTCGCCATCATCACGATGAACCGTCCGGAAGCCCGCAACGCCATCAATGGCGAGATGGCCCAGACGATGGAAGCCGCCCTCGACCAGATGGAATCCGACCCGGAAGTCTGGGTGGGCATCCTCACGGCCGTTGGCAAGGCCTTCTGCGCCGGGGCTGACCTGAAAGAAATCTCGGCTGGCAATGGAGCCGCCCTTTCCACCAAGAAAGGCGGGTTTGCAGGCATCGCAAAGCGCGAGCGCACCAAGCCACTGATCGCCGCGATCACCGGCTCGGCCCTCGCAGGTGGCACGGAAGTCGCCCTCTCCTGCGATATGATCGTCTGCGCGGACAACACGAATTTCGGCCTGCCGGAAGTGAAGCGCTCGCTCGTCGCAGCGGCCGGCGGCCTGTTCCGCCTGCCCCGCGTGATTGGCAAGGCCATGGCGATGGAAGTCATTCTGACCGGCGATCCGATGCCGGCCCAGCGCGCCTATGAACTTGGCATGGTCAACAAGGTCGCCCCCGAAGCCGAGGTGATGGCCGAAGCTGAAAAGCTCGCCGCCCGCATCACCGCCAACGCGCCGCTCGCCGTCGCCGCCAGCCGTACCGTCGTCATCGACGCCACGTCCAAGACCGATGACGAACTCTGGAAAGACAGCGGCAAGGCCTTCGCCAGCATCGTCGGCACCGAAGACTTCAAGGAAGGCCCGAAAGCCTTCATCGAGAAGCGCGCCCCCGTCTGGAAGGGCAAGTAA
- a CDS encoding acyl-CoA dehydrogenase family protein, translating to MELSLSPEYEAFRQDVNRILTENAHLAPGPEDRGMKNPKRLAWQKFLIEKGLTARTIPKEYGGYGAEPDLLKSRIIAEEFARTGIARPMGGQGISMLVPTLLELGTPEQKEAYIRPTLHGEMIWCQGYSEPGAGSDLAALRTAAVEDGDDFIINGQKIWTSTAKQADMIFCLVRTDPDAKKHHGISYVLFPMDTPGIEVRPLVDMTENANFNEVFFTDVRVPQSGIVFEKNKGWQVANATLTHERGMLGDPNATKARFLELVELMKKETMNGERLIDNPLLRDRLVKLQGEVYAMQANGLRVTTARLKQESAGLAGLIVKLQGCELNHQIAGLAIDALGELGILYGDGDHLRADGSWQWRYMYDLGLIIGGGTAQIQKNIISERGLGMPREPKPAKV from the coding sequence ATGGAACTGAGTCTGAGCCCCGAATACGAAGCCTTCCGCCAGGACGTGAACCGCATCCTGACGGAAAATGCCCATCTGGCCCCCGGCCCGGAAGACAGGGGGATGAAAAACCCCAAACGTCTCGCCTGGCAGAAATTCCTGATTGAGAAAGGGCTGACCGCCCGGACGATCCCGAAGGAATATGGCGGGTATGGCGCCGAACCTGACTTGCTGAAATCCCGCATTATCGCGGAAGAGTTCGCCCGCACGGGCATTGCGCGGCCGATGGGCGGGCAGGGCATCTCCATGCTGGTGCCGACCCTTCTGGAGCTGGGTACACCGGAGCAGAAGGAAGCCTATATCCGCCCAACGCTGCACGGTGAGATGATCTGGTGCCAGGGGTATTCAGAGCCGGGTGCAGGATCTGACCTTGCGGCGCTGCGCACAGCTGCCGTGGAAGACGGCGATGATTTCATCATCAACGGCCAGAAGATCTGGACCTCGACCGCGAAACAGGCCGACATGATCTTCTGCCTTGTGCGGACGGATCCGGACGCGAAAAAGCATCACGGCATCTCTTATGTCCTGTTCCCGATGGACACGCCCGGCATTGAGGTGCGTCCGCTGGTCGACATGACCGAGAACGCGAACTTCAATGAAGTGTTCTTTACCGATGTCCGCGTGCCGCAAAGCGGCATCGTGTTCGAGAAGAACAAGGGCTGGCAGGTGGCGAATGCCACGCTGACCCATGAGCGCGGCATGCTGGGAGACCCGAACGCCACGAAGGCGCGGTTCCTGGAACTCGTCGAGCTGATGAAAAAAGAGACGATGAACGGCGAGCGCCTGATCGACAATCCTCTGTTGCGGGACCGGTTGGTGAAGTTGCAGGGCGAAGTCTATGCGATGCAGGCCAACGGCTTGCGCGTGACGACGGCGCGCCTGAAGCAGGAGAGCGCAGGGCTCGCCGGCCTGATCGTGAAGCTGCAAGGGTGCGAACTGAACCACCAGATTGCCGGTCTCGCCATTGATGCCCTGGGTGAACTCGGCATTCTCTATGGTGACGGAGACCATCTGAGGGCGGATGGGTCGTGGCAGTGGCGCTACATGTATGACCTCGGCCTGATCATTGGCGGCGGTACGGCACAGATCCAGAAGAATATCATTTCCGAACGCGGCCTCGGCATGCCGCGCGAACCCAAGCCGGCGAAGGTTTAA